The following nucleotide sequence is from Bacteroidales bacterium.
CCATTAAAGGCAGGTTTAATCAATCTTTTCATGACGGACCGGCATTCTTTGTAGAAAACAAGTTCGTTTACTTCACCCGCACTTACAATGACAAAGCAAATAAGCAGGATAATATCAAGACAAACCTGTTAAAAATCTTCTACTCAACCTATGAAAATGGAAAATGGAGCCAGCTTCAGCCATTTTTCCTTAATAGCCCCGACTTCTCAGTAGGTCATCCCACATTAAACCCTGAGGGAAATCTCCTTTGTTTTGCCAGTGATATGCCTGGAGGAGCCGGAGGAACTGACCTTTGGCTATGTAAGAAAGAAGGTGAGAACTGGAGTCAACCGATTAACCTCGGATCTAAAATCAATACTTCCGGGGAAGAAATGTTTCCCTCCATTCAATCAGATGGTAGCCTCCTGTTTGCCTCTGATATGTTACCCGGCTATGGAGGTCTCGATATATTTGAAGCAAAAGCAACTGCTGAAGGTTGGTCAGATCCTGTAAATGCCGGAATTCCTTTAAATAGTTCATTTGATGATTTTGCCATGAATTATGCGCCTGGGACAAAAAATGGCTTCTTCTCGTCAAATAGGCCGGGAGGTGCAGGTAGTGATGATATTTACGCTTTCAAAAAACTCGACATTCCAACACCAGTAATTCCTATTCCGGTTGAAACCCCAAAACCAGCTTTCATCAGTGGAATAGTGAAAGATAAAACCACCATGCTTCCCATCGCAGGTGCAACAGTTTTCATCTTCAATCCCAACTCAGGGAAAGTAAATGTGCTTAAAACAGGAGCTGATGGACAATATAAACTCCTGGTTGAAAGGGCTGCAGAATATACGGTTAAAGCGATGAAACCAAAACATATTTCAGATTGCACACCTCTTTTGGTGACAGAGATAATACCTGGTACAACTGTGAATGCGCCAAGGGAATTATTGCTTGATAAACTGGAAGTGAACCGGACTTTTAAAATTGATAACATCTATTACGATTTCAACAAATTTGATATCCGTGCTGATGCAAAACCAGAACTTGACAAACTGGTGCGAATCATGAACGAAAACCCGATCAATGTTGAGTTAGGCTCACATACCGATAGCAGGGGTTCTTTTGCCTATAATGACAAACTCTCG
It contains:
- a CDS encoding OmpA family protein; this translates as MKKIILFSLSILLISIQLNAQPIRRAQKNMKLYNYSKAVRILNKAVDKPKYKNEAIPLLAECYRMQQDVFNTKAWYARSIALPGAKPEWYFNYAQALRTTGDYTQAREMFKKYSALEPGDSKALLFAAYCDSAAIQWKSRVPGYEVKSVSGINSKQSDFGPAFYNGMLVFASDRNQNLDESNYGWTGRGYLDILSSNPEAPGEFWGDLKTPSSIKGRFNQSFHDGPAFFVENKFVYFTRTYNDKANKQDNIKTNLLKIFYSTYENGKWSQLQPFFLNSPDFSVGHPTLNPEGNLLCFASDMPGGAGGTDLWLCKKEGENWSQPINLGSKINTSGEEMFPSIQSDGSLLFASDMLPGYGGLDIFEAKATAEGWSDPVNAGIPLNSSFDDFAMNYAPGTKNGFFSSNRPGGAGSDDIYAFKKLDIPTPVIPIPVETPKPAFISGIVKDKTTMLPIAGATVFIFNPNSGKVNVLKTGADGQYKLLVERAAEYTVKAMKPKHISDCTPLLVTEIIPGTTVNAPRELLLDKLEVNRTFKIDNIYYDFNKFDIRADAKPELDKLVRIMNENPINVELGSHTDSRGSFAYNDKLSQNRAQSAVNYIVSTGINSSRITAKGYGEHQLTNECADGVKCSDEQHQANRRTEFKVIGYTAPTTIMDQFDPEKFSNGEELDARLMPGGFFNPCK